In Cryptomeria japonica chromosome 10, Sugi_1.0, whole genome shotgun sequence, a genomic segment contains:
- the LOC131046604 gene encoding transcription factor MYB92, whose translation MGRAPCCDKVGLKKGPWTPEEDDKLVSYIHQHGHGSWRALPQNAGLLRCGKSCRLRWTNYLRPDIKRGNFNVQEEQTIIQLHALLGNRWSTIATHLPKRTDNEIKNYWNTHLKKRLSKMGIDPVTHKPKSESLALAEGQSKSTSALSHMAQWESARLEAEARLAKQSRLRSRGSLFASHMTLPSPTEVLRTRTPWNRDPLKLQATARCLDVLNAKLLQDPTTTNPLMESSPTSSLSFTEGSAFDQKSGRSQVQFPMPSIDTLSQALNEKKPLPDELARSLTDTDNDNDVKSSNPGDPNLVLFQEFMPFPPRCSSPPSVSSPEEHSMLANDDDDTTATTTPSLEDCFNTDYLLDLTESPNCNELLEEQTSMTKDYWSNILNLVNSPERDSPIHPIF comes from the exons ATGGGTCGTGCACCGTGCTGCGACAAAGTGGGGCTGAAGAAAGGCCCCTGGACTCCTGAAGAGGACGACAAGCTCGTCTCTTATATTCACCAGCACGGCCATGGCAGCTGGAGAGCCCTTCCCCAGAATGCTG GGCTTCTGAGGTGTGGGAAGAGCTGCCGTCTGAGATGGACTAATTATCTGAGGCCAGATATTAAGAGAGGAAATTTCAACGTGCAGGAAGAGCAGACAATTATTCAGCTCCATGCCCTCCTTGGTAACAG ATGGTCGACCATAGCAACCCATCTTCCAAAGAGGACAGACAACGAAATAAAGAACTACTGGAACACGCATCTGAAGAAGCGGCTGTCCAAAATGGGCATAGATCCCGTAACACACAAGCCCAAATCTGAATCCCTTGCCCTAGCAGAGGGACAATCCAAGAGCACTTCAGCCCTGAGTCACATGGCGCAGTGGGAAAGCGCAAGACTAGAAGCCGAAGCTCGTCTAGCGAAGCAGTCGAGGCTGAGGTCAAGGGGGAGCTTATTCGCAAGCCATATGACCCTGCCATCTCCCACAGAAGTCCTAAGAACCAGAACTCCCTGGAACAGGGACCCATTAAAGCTCCAGGCAACCGCCAGGTGTCTGGACGTGCTGAACGCCAAGCTGTTACAAGATCCCACAACAACAAACCCATTAATGGAATCCTCTCCGACTTCCAGCCTGAGTTTCACCGAAGGATCTGCATTCGATCAGAAATCAGGGAGGTCCCAGGTTCAATTCCCAATGCCCTCCATTGACACCCTCAGCCAAGCTCTCAACGAAAAGAAGCCCTTACCAGACGAGCTAGCCCGGTCTCTCACGGACACCGACAACGACAACGACGTCAAGAGTTCGAATCCCGGAGACCCAAATCTTGTACTGTTCCAGGAGTTTATGCCCTTCCCCCCTCGGTGCTCCAGCCCGCCATCGGTCTCTTCGCCCGAGGAACATTCCATGCtggctaatgatgatgatgacacGACTGCAACTACAACTCCTTCTTTGGAAGATTGCTTCAACACAGATTATCTTCTCGATCTCACTGAATCACCCAACTGTAATGAACTGCTCGAAGAGCAAACCTCCATGACAAAGGATTACTGGAGCAATATACTGAACCTGGTAAATTCTCCAGAACGCGATTCCCCAATTCACCCAATCTTCTAA